The genomic DNA CAACATCACCGCCGTCGCCTCGATCGTCCACGAACGGGGGGGGCTTCTCTACGGGGACGGCGCCAACGCCAACGCCTTCCTGGGCATGGCCCGGCCGGGGGACCTGGGGTTCGACGTGATCCAGCTCAACCTGCACAAGACCTTCTCGACGCCCCATGGCTGCGGGGGCCCTGGAAGCGGTCCCGTGGGGGTATCAAAGGAACTGATCCCCTTCCTGCCCGTTCCCCGGGTCGTCATGACCGATGCGGGCTACCGGTGGGATTCCGAAGCGCCGGATACGATCGGCCGCGTCCGGGCCTTCTACGGCAACGTGGGCGTCATGGTGAAGGCCTATACGTACATTCGGACCTTGGGAGCGGAAGGTCTCCGGCACGTCGCCGAAACGGCGGTACTGAATGCGAACTACGTCAAGGCCCGCCTGGAGCCTCATTTCGATCTCCCGTACCCGCGGACATGCATGCACGAATGCGTCTTCTCCGGGCGCCGGCAGGTCCGTGAGAGCAACGTTCACACCTCGGACATGGCCAAGCGTCTCCTGGACTACGGCTTCCACCCACCCACCATCTATTTCCCCCTGATCGTCCCCGAGGCGATCATGATCGAGCCCGGCGAGACGGAAAGCATCGAGACGCTGGACGCCTTCTGCGACGCCATGATCGCCATCGCCCGGGAGGCCCGGGACAATCCCGATGTGGTCCGCTCGGCCCCGCTCACGACACCGGTCCGCCGCCTCGACGAGGTGAGAGCCGCCCGGGATCCCGACGTCGTCTGGAAACGCCCCCCCTCGGAGACCCCCGCATGAAGAAATTCCTGGAACCGCGCTCCGTGGCGCTGATCGGCGTTCCGCGGGCCTCAGGCCCTGACTCGTACAACAACGCCGAGACCATGATCCGCTACGGCTATGAAGGCCGCCTCTTTCCCATCAACCCCAACGCCGAAGAAATCTACGGACTGAAATCCTATAAAAGCGTCCTGGATCTCCCCGAACCGGCGGACCTGGCGGTCATCTCCACCGGCCGGGACCGGGTCCTTCCGGCCCTTCGGGACTGCATCCGAGCCGGCATCGACCGGGTCGTCGTCATCACCCAGGGCTTCTCCGACGCCGACGCGCAGGGCAAGGCGATGCAGGAGGAGATCGTCCGAACCGCCCGGGAGGCAGGAGTCCGCGTCCTGGGACCGAACACGATGGGGATCCTGAACAACTTCAGAAACTTCACCACGGCCTTCATGGACACGGAGCGCCCCCGGGTCTACCCGCCCGTCTCCGTCATCGCCCAGACGGGCTTCATCCAGATGGCGGCACCGAACATGGGCTACCGGCACTGGGGAAAGGCCATCGACATCGGCAACGGCGCCGACGTGGACGTCGTGGACGCCCTGGAATACCTGGAAAACGATCCCGAGACAGAGATCATCTTCATCTACATGGAGGGCGTTTCCCGGGGTGCGGCGTTCCTGGAGACGGCCGCCAGGGTCACCCGCCGGAAGCCCGTCCTGGTCTTCAAGTCGGGGCGCACCCGGGCAGGGGCGCGGGCGGCCCTTTCCCACACGGGCTCCCTCGTGGGGGAAGATGCCGTCTTCGAGGCGGCCTTCCGCCGGACGGGCATTCTCCGTGTGAACAACGGCTCCGAGCTGACCGACGCCGTCCATGCCCTCCTCTTGCTGGGTGAAATGAAAGGCCCCCGCGTCGCCGTCCTGACGATCACCGGGGCGGGGGGAATCATGGTCGTCGACGCCTGCGAGCCCCTGGGGCTCACCCTGGCGGATCCCCCCGAAGGTCTGGAGAAGGAGTTGAAGCAGGGGATCCCTGACTGGATCGGCGTCGGCAACCCCCTGGACATCTGGCCCATCGGCATGATCGGCGGCGACTACCCGGGTGCCTTCGGCAAGGCCCTGACGGGATTCCTTCGCGACCCCGGCGTGAACGGCGTCATGGCCATCCTGCCGGCCACGGTCTCCCCGCTTCACCAGTCCATGAACCTCGTGGAGGTGTGCGAGCGGTCCCGCCGGGACGCGGGCAACCGGAAACCCGTGGCGATGTGGGTCTACATCGACGTGGAGCCCTTTCTGGACCGCTACGAGGCCATTCCGGGAGTCGGCTGCTTCCCTACCATCGAGCAGTCCGTCCGGGCCCTCTCCTTCTGCCGGCGCTGGCACGAGGCAAAGAACCGGAGGGAACCCCGCCGGCGAACATTCCCTGTGGATCGAACCGTCCTCGAACCGCTCCTCGCGAAAGGGCGGGAGCGGGGAGTCCTGCTTGGCGAAGACGCCCTGGCGATCCTGAAGGCCTTCGGGATTCCCACGGCACAGGGAACCATCGCTGCCGACCGTTCCGAACTGGAGGCCCTGGCCCCCCGCTTCCGCTTCCCCGTGGTTCTGAAGCTGGCGGGGAACGCCTTCCTCCACAAGACCGAGTGGAACGGCGTCATCACCGACATCGCCCGGCCCGGGGAACTGGCCGACGCCTACGAACAGCTCCTGGAGAACGTCCGGCGCCGCAGCCCGGACACAGCCGTGGAGGCCGTCCAGGTCCAGGAGCAGGCCTCCGGCCTGGAGATCCTCCTGGGAATCAAGCGGGATCCCCAGTTCGGCCCGGTGATCGCCTGTGGACTGGGGGGCATTCACGCGGAGGTTTTCCGCGACGTGAGCCGCGCCATGGCTCCCGTCGATGCGGAGGAGGCGGAGGAGATGCTCCGCTCCCTGAAGAGCGCCCCGCTCATTGAGGGAACCCGGGGCCGCCCGGGAGTTGACCGTCAGGCCCTGGTGGATGTCCTGGAGCGCCTGTCTTTCCTGGCCCTTGAAATCCCCGACATCGCCGAGCTGGACGTCAACCCCCTGATGGCCTCCCCGGAGGGCTGCCTCGCCGTGGACGCGCGGATCGTCTGGCACGGATCCCGCTGACCGTTCGTCCCGATCATCCGATCCGGCAGAAATCGGCGCCTATTCCTTGAGGAGACGGTGTGCCTCGTCCTTCGATTCATAGAGGTGGGGCGCCACATCCCGCTTTGCCAGCTCGTCGCCGAGTTTCATCCGGAGAAACGTGCTGGTCGTGTAGCGGGTCACTTTCTCGTAGAACTGCATCACGTACTTGACCATCTCCGCGTACTCATCCACGAGCTCGGGAAGGATGTTGAAGTTGTCGTAGTTGACGATCGTGTAGACCTTCTTCCCGAGCGGCTTCAGCATGCTCTCGACATGATCCCGGATACCGCGGATCTGCTCGTGCGACTTCACGTAGAAATTCTCGAAATTCACGTAAAACGTGTTTTCCCGGGCATCGTACACCAACCGGTCTTCGATCGGGATATCCAGGAGCTCCCGGATGATCCCCATGGGTGCCAGGCCGAAGATCCGCGGGTCCATGAGCCTTGGGGGCGTCTTCATCACCGGCTGGAAGCCCATCCTGGAAAGAATGTCCCTGTCCAGATCCACCCCGGGAGCGATCTCGAGGAGTTCCATCCCTTCCTGCGTGAGGCTGAAGACGCACCGCTCCGTGATGTAGAAAACGGGCTGGTGCCTCAGGGCGGCGTATTTGCCGCTGAAGGTGATCTGTTCCACCTGTTTGACGAATTT from Syntrophaceae bacterium includes the following:
- a CDS encoding acetate--CoA ligase family protein, translated to MKKFLEPRSVALIGVPRASGPDSYNNAETMIRYGYEGRLFPINPNAEEIYGLKSYKSVLDLPEPADLAVISTGRDRVLPALRDCIRAGIDRVVVITQGFSDADAQGKAMQEEIVRTAREAGVRVLGPNTMGILNNFRNFTTAFMDTERPRVYPPVSVIAQTGFIQMAAPNMGYRHWGKAIDIGNGADVDVVDALEYLENDPETEIIFIYMEGVSRGAAFLETAARVTRRKPVLVFKSGRTRAGARAALSHTGSLVGEDAVFEAAFRRTGILRVNNGSELTDAVHALLLLGEMKGPRVAVLTITGAGGIMVVDACEPLGLTLADPPEGLEKELKQGIPDWIGVGNPLDIWPIGMIGGDYPGAFGKALTGFLRDPGVNGVMAILPATVSPLHQSMNLVEVCERSRRDAGNRKPVAMWVYIDVEPFLDRYEAIPGVGCFPTIEQSVRALSFCRRWHEAKNRREPRRRTFPVDRTVLEPLLAKGRERGVLLGEDALAILKAFGIPTAQGTIAADRSELEALAPRFRFPVVLKLAGNAFLHKTEWNGVITDIARPGELADAYEQLLENVRRRSPDTAVEAVQVQEQASGLEILLGIKRDPQFGPVIACGLGGIHAEVFRDVSRAMAPVDAEEAEEMLRSLKSAPLIEGTRGRPGVDRQALVDVLERLSFLALEIPDIAELDVNPLMASPEGCLAVDARIVWHGSR
- the gcvPB gene encoding aminomethyl-transferring glycine dehydrogenase subunit GcvPB, with amino-acid sequence MELIFEKSRPGRQATAVPASDVPAPPLENAISPDLLRGDVDLPEVAEVDLIRHYTALSRRNFGVDMGFYPLGSCTMKYNPKLNEETARMAGFAGLHPYAPESFAQGTLQLLFELKQALAEIFGMADFALQPAAGAHGELTGVMMIKKYFEKRGEKRSRILIPDSAHGTNPASGALCGYSVTTVRSNSEGGVDLDHLRSLMSEEVAGLMLTNPNTLGLFERNITAVASIVHERGGLLYGDGANANAFLGMARPGDLGFDVIQLNLHKTFSTPHGCGGPGSGPVGVSKELIPFLPVPRVVMTDAGYRWDSEAPDTIGRVRAFYGNVGVMVKAYTYIRTLGAEGLRHVAETAVLNANYVKARLEPHFDLPYPRTCMHECVFSGRRQVRESNVHTSDMAKRLLDYGFHPPTIYFPLIVPEAIMIEPGETESIETLDAFCDAMIAIAREARDNPDVVRSAPLTTPVRRLDEVRAARDPDVVWKRPPSETPA